A genomic region of Ewingella sp. CoE-038-23 contains the following coding sequences:
- the btuF gene encoding vitamin B12 ABC transporter substrate-binding protein BtuF produces the protein MIPRFLCIILCLWLPTVAIAQPAQRVISLAPNLTELAYAAGLGDKLVGVSAYSDFPPQAKSIEQVASWQGVNVERILALKPDLVLAWRGGNPQRPLDQLSSLGIRVLYLDPESIEQIAQTLEQLSDYSENPTLAQNAAAQLRQQRDRLKQQYARTKPLPVFIQFGTQPLFSVSKATLQSEVVSLCGGKNIFEDSRAPWPQVSREQVLVRQPHAIVITGDKQQKQTISEFWQPALNVPVVNLNADWFSRAAPRIILAAQQLCSSLQPIDPE, from the coding sequence GTGATCCCAAGGTTTCTGTGCATAATCTTGTGCTTATGGCTGCCGACGGTGGCCATTGCACAGCCTGCCCAGCGCGTCATCAGCCTGGCACCTAACCTGACTGAACTGGCTTACGCCGCAGGTCTGGGTGACAAGCTGGTCGGCGTGAGCGCTTACTCCGACTTCCCGCCGCAGGCCAAAAGCATTGAACAGGTCGCCAGCTGGCAAGGTGTCAATGTCGAACGAATTTTAGCCCTCAAGCCGGACTTGGTTTTAGCCTGGCGAGGCGGCAATCCGCAGCGCCCTCTCGATCAGCTCTCCTCATTGGGGATTCGCGTACTGTATCTCGACCCAGAAAGCATCGAACAGATAGCGCAAACTCTCGAACAGTTATCCGATTACAGCGAAAATCCCACGCTGGCGCAGAACGCCGCGGCTCAGCTTCGCCAACAGCGCGATCGGTTAAAGCAGCAATATGCGCGAACCAAGCCCCTGCCGGTATTTATTCAGTTTGGCACCCAGCCGCTGTTTAGCGTTTCAAAAGCTACGCTGCAAAGTGAAGTGGTTTCGCTATGTGGTGGGAAAAATATTTTTGAAGATAGCCGTGCGCCTTGGCCGCAAGTGAGCAGAGAGCAGGTTTTAGTGCGTCAGCCTCACGCAATCGTGATAACCGGCGATAAACAGCAAAAACAAACTATTAGCGAATTTTGGCAGCCCGCGCTGAATGTCCCGGTGGTCAACCTCAATGCCGACTGGTTTAGCCGCGCAGCCCCGCGCATCATCCTGGCAGCGCAACAACTTTGTAGCTCGCTACAGCCCATCGATCCAGAGTGA
- the mtnN gene encoding 5'-methylthioadenosine/S-adenosylhomocysteine nucleosidase — MKVGIIGAMEQEVTLLRDKITNRKTIERAGCEIYTGQLNDVEVALLKSGIGKVAAAMGTTLLLEHCKPDVVINTGSAGGLAKTLKVGDIVVSEEVRYHDADVTAFGYEPGQMAGCPAAFVADSELIELAETCIRQLDLNAVRGLVCSGDAFINGAAPLARIRETFPSVAAVEMEAAAIGHVCHMFGTPFVVVRAISDVADAESHLSFEEFLVVAAEQSSLMIDAMLTSLANSDRA, encoded by the coding sequence ATGAAAGTTGGCATCATTGGCGCAATGGAACAAGAAGTCACCCTGCTGCGCGACAAAATCACTAATCGTAAAACCATCGAGCGCGCGGGTTGTGAAATCTACACCGGCCAGCTAAATGACGTCGAAGTGGCATTGTTGAAATCAGGAATCGGTAAAGTTGCCGCCGCCATGGGCACCACGCTGCTGCTGGAACACTGCAAGCCGGACGTGGTGATCAACACCGGTTCTGCGGGCGGGTTGGCGAAAACGCTGAAAGTGGGCGATATCGTGGTTTCCGAAGAAGTGCGTTATCACGATGCTGACGTGACGGCTTTTGGCTATGAGCCAGGCCAGATGGCGGGCTGCCCGGCGGCTTTCGTCGCGGACTCAGAGCTGATTGAACTGGCTGAAACCTGCATTCGCCAGTTAGACCTCAACGCAGTGCGCGGCTTAGTGTGCAGCGGCGATGCCTTTATTAACGGTGCAGCGCCACTGGCTCGTATTCGTGAAACCTTCCCGTCCGTTGCCGCGGTCGAAATGGAAGCCGCCGCTATCGGCCACGTCTGCCATATGTTCGGTACGCCGTTCGTGGTGGTTCGCGCGATCTCCGACGTGGCGGATGCTGAATCACACCTGAGCTTCGAAGAGTTCTTAGTTGTTGCGGCTGAGCAATCAAGCCTGATGATCGACGCGATGCTGACCTCTCTGGCCAACAGCGACCGCGCGTGA
- the dgt gene encoding dGTPase: MSGIDFKSKFNFQRPFSPPVAEARDEYDVVRHFESDRGRIINSAAIRRLQQKTQVFPLEKNAAVRSRLTHSLEVQQVGRHIAKEILHRLRRQGKLDKLGLTEFTDPFESVVEMSCLMHDIGNPPFGHFGESAINNWFAKRMDTASCGTVPQSSDNCTFDFLRLQEGEEQENLLRSNIRHDLCNFDGNAQAIRLVFTLLKLNLTFSQTACILKYTRPAYWAAPIPQEQAYLMKKPGFYLAEEPFIERLRGELNMGEFSRFPLTYIMEAADDISYCIADLEDAVEKNIFTVEQLFEHLEREWGESEENDWFEKVVRTAYQKMDRAKTFRNPVDYFFMELRVQTVKQLVPHAAIRFIDNLPAIFAGNFNQALLEDVSQANRLLKTYKSVAFKQVFNHHEVEELELQGYRVISGLLDIYSPILDMPLDEFRQLVRDDTHRKYPIETRLFHKLSAKHRLAYNEAITKLESQSESQKIISEFYYRARMIQDYISGMTDLYAYDEYRRLMAAE; the protein is encoded by the coding sequence ATGTCCGGGATAGATTTTAAGAGTAAATTCAATTTCCAGCGTCCTTTCAGTCCGCCGGTTGCTGAGGCGCGTGATGAATATGACGTAGTTCGCCACTTTGAAAGCGATCGCGGCAGAATCATTAACTCGGCCGCCATCCGGCGATTGCAGCAAAAAACGCAGGTTTTCCCGCTGGAGAAAAACGCCGCGGTGCGCAGCCGTTTGACTCACTCGCTGGAAGTGCAGCAAGTGGGGCGGCACATTGCCAAAGAGATCCTGCACCGTCTACGCCGTCAGGGCAAACTCGACAAGCTTGGTCTCACGGAATTCACCGATCCCTTCGAAAGCGTGGTCGAGATGTCCTGCCTGATGCACGACATCGGCAACCCGCCTTTTGGCCATTTTGGCGAGTCCGCCATTAATAACTGGTTCGCCAAACGTATGGATACTGCCAGCTGCGGCACTGTGCCGCAGAGCAGCGACAACTGTACTTTCGACTTCTTACGGTTGCAGGAAGGCGAGGAGCAGGAGAACCTGCTGCGCAGCAATATTCGCCACGATCTGTGCAACTTCGACGGCAACGCGCAGGCCATTCGGCTGGTGTTTACTCTGCTCAAACTCAACCTGACATTTTCGCAAACCGCCTGCATCTTAAAGTACACCCGTCCCGCCTACTGGGCCGCGCCAATCCCGCAAGAACAGGCATACCTGATGAAAAAGCCGGGCTTCTATTTGGCCGAAGAGCCTTTCATTGAGCGGCTGCGCGGTGAGCTAAACATGGGCGAGTTCAGCCGATTCCCGCTGACTTATATCATGGAGGCCGCCGACGATATCTCTTACTGCATCGCCGACTTAGAGGATGCCGTCGAGAAGAATATTTTCACCGTCGAGCAGCTGTTTGAGCATCTGGAGCGCGAGTGGGGTGAGAGCGAAGAGAATGATTGGTTTGAGAAAGTGGTGCGCACCGCCTATCAGAAAATGGACCGGGCTAAGACTTTTCGTAACCCGGTAGATTATTTCTTTATGGAACTGCGCGTCCAGACCGTGAAGCAGTTGGTTCCTCACGCCGCCATTCGTTTCATTGATAATCTTCCTGCCATATTTGCCGGTAATTTTAATCAGGCATTATTAGAAGATGTAAGCCAAGCTAATAGATTGTTAAAAACATATAAAAGTGTGGCATTTAAACAGGTGTTTAATCATCACGAAGTCGAAGAGTTGGAATTACAGGGCTATCGGGTAATAAGTGGATTGCTGGATATTTACAGCCCGATTCTGGATATGCCTTTGGATGAATTCCGCCAGTTGGTTCGCGATGACACCCATCGCAAGTACCCCATTGAAACCCGACTGTTCCACAAATTGTCCGCCAAGCACCGTCTGGCCTATAATGAGGCGATTACCAAGCTGGAGTCGCAGTCTGAAAGTCAGAAAATTATTAGCGAATTTTATTATCGTGCGCGCATGATTCAGGACTATATCAGCGGAATGACAGATCTTTACGCTTACGATGAATATCGACGGTTGATGGCCGCTGAATAA
- the degP gene encoding serine endoprotease DegP: MKKTTLFLSALALSVGLAVAPVSSAFAAETASSSTTQVPSLAPMLEKVMPSVVSVNVEGSAPTKTPRMGQQFQQFFGQNSPLCQDGSPFQGSPVCQGGQGDDDSQPAPEAQKQEFRALGSGVIIDADKGYVVTNNHVVDNATKISVQLNDGRKFEAKVIGKDPRSDIAVIQLIDAKNLTAIKIADSEQLRVGDYTVAIGNPYGLGETATSGIVSALGRSGLNIENYENFIQTDAAINRGNSGGALVNLNGELIGLNTAILAPDGGNIGIGFAIPSNMVKNLTKQMIEFGQVKRGELGIMGTELNSELAKAMKVDAQRGAFISQVMPKSAAEKAGIKAGDVILSMNGKPISSFASFRADIGTLPIGTKVTLGLLRDGKPVNVEVTIEQSTQTAKVDSGNIFTGIEGAELSNGQVGDQKGVKVDAVKPGSKAARIGLKKDDVILGVNQQKVGNLGELRKILDSKPSVLALDIQRGDTSIYLLAQ; the protein is encoded by the coding sequence ATGAAAAAAACTACTCTATTCCTGAGCGCTTTGGCGTTAAGTGTTGGACTGGCTGTGGCCCCTGTTTCATCGGCATTTGCCGCAGAAACGGCGTCTTCCAGTACCACTCAAGTTCCAAGTCTGGCACCTATGCTGGAAAAGGTGATGCCTTCCGTTGTTAGCGTAAACGTTGAGGGTAGCGCACCAACTAAAACGCCACGCATGGGCCAGCAATTCCAGCAATTCTTTGGTCAAAACTCGCCGCTGTGTCAGGACGGCTCGCCGTTCCAAGGCTCTCCGGTCTGTCAGGGCGGCCAAGGGGATGACGACTCTCAGCCAGCGCCTGAAGCGCAGAAACAAGAGTTCCGCGCACTGGGGTCAGGTGTGATCATCGACGCCGATAAAGGCTATGTGGTCACCAACAACCACGTGGTGGATAACGCCACCAAAATCAGCGTTCAGCTCAACGACGGCCGTAAATTTGAGGCGAAAGTGATCGGTAAAGATCCGCGCTCAGATATCGCAGTGATTCAGCTGATTGATGCCAAAAACCTGACCGCGATTAAAATTGCTGACTCCGAGCAGCTGCGCGTGGGTGACTACACCGTCGCCATCGGTAACCCATATGGTCTGGGCGAAACCGCGACTTCGGGTATCGTTTCCGCACTGGGCCGTAGTGGTTTGAACATCGAAAATTACGAAAACTTTATCCAGACCGACGCTGCCATTAACCGTGGTAACTCAGGCGGCGCTCTGGTGAACCTTAACGGTGAACTGATTGGTCTGAACACCGCGATCCTTGCGCCAGACGGCGGCAACATCGGTATCGGTTTTGCTATCCCAAGTAACATGGTGAAAAACCTGACCAAGCAGATGATCGAATTCGGTCAAGTGAAGCGTGGCGAATTGGGCATCATGGGGACCGAGCTGAACTCTGAACTGGCGAAAGCCATGAAGGTCGACGCCCAGCGCGGTGCCTTTATCAGCCAAGTTATGCCGAAGTCTGCCGCTGAAAAAGCCGGTATCAAGGCGGGTGACGTGATCCTGAGCATGAACGGCAAACCAATCAGCAGCTTCGCCTCCTTCCGCGCTGACATCGGCACCCTGCCAATCGGCACCAAAGTGACGCTGGGCCTGCTGCGTGACGGCAAGCCGGTCAATGTTGAAGTGACTATTGAACAGAGCACGCAAACCGCCAAAGTTGACTCCGGTAATATCTTCACCGGTATTGAAGGGGCTGAGCTGAGCAATGGTCAGGTTGGCGATCAGAAAGGCGTGAAAGTCGATGCCGTGAAGCCGGGCAGTAAAGCAGCACGCATCGGCCTGAAAAAGGATGACGTGATTCTGGGCGTTAACCAGCAGAAAGTCGGCAATTTGGGCGAGCTGCGTAAAATCCTCGACAGCAAACCTTCCGTGCTGGCGCTGGATATTCAACGCGGTGACACTTCAATCTACCTGTTAGCGCAATAA
- a CDS encoding CdaR family transcriptional regulator has protein sequence MAAYLFDQPLAQQIVDRTMKIIDSNVNVMDSRGRIIGSGDAERLGELHEGALLAISQQRIVDIDNEVTRHLHGVRPGVNLPLRVDGQIVGAIGLSGDPTRLRQYGELVCMTAEMMLEQARLLNMLAHDSRIREELVLNLIRAEQPPEALAKWAQRLGIDLHQPRVAVVVAVDGGQLGVEHAMAELQQLQVLLSTPEQDNLIARVSLTEIVVLKPALGAAKRWDPQAQRQRIDALLLHMQQNSDLRVRVALGNYFTGPGSIARSYLTAKTTLAVGKRRAPEQRSYCYQDLMLPVLLDGLRDGWQADELALPMARLNAEDSSGLLRRTLNLWFAHNVQPVATAKALFIHRNTLENRLNRISGLTGLNLSNFDDRLLLYIALQLDHTA, from the coding sequence ATGGCGGCATATTTATTCGATCAACCTTTAGCGCAGCAAATCGTTGATCGCACAATGAAAATCATTGATAGCAACGTCAACGTGATGGACAGCCGGGGAAGGATTATCGGCAGCGGCGACGCCGAGCGCCTTGGCGAACTGCATGAAGGCGCGCTGCTGGCGATTTCCCAGCAACGCATAGTGGACATTGATAACGAAGTGACGCGCCATCTGCACGGCGTTCGTCCCGGCGTTAACCTGCCGCTGCGGGTTGACGGACAGATTGTCGGCGCCATTGGGCTGAGTGGTGACCCGACGCGGCTGCGGCAATATGGCGAGCTGGTCTGTATGACGGCGGAAATGATGCTCGAGCAGGCGCGCTTGCTCAATATGCTGGCGCACGACAGCCGCATTCGCGAAGAGCTGGTGCTGAATTTGATTCGTGCCGAGCAGCCCCCTGAGGCGTTAGCGAAGTGGGCGCAGCGGTTGGGCATCGACTTGCACCAGCCGCGCGTTGCCGTGGTGGTGGCAGTAGACGGCGGGCAGCTTGGCGTCGAGCACGCTATGGCAGAGCTGCAACAGTTACAGGTTTTGCTCTCAACCCCGGAGCAGGACAATCTGATTGCCAGAGTTTCTCTAACCGAAATTGTGGTACTCAAACCCGCACTCGGTGCGGCCAAACGCTGGGACCCACAGGCTCAGCGCCAGCGGATAGACGCCCTGTTGTTACACATGCAGCAAAACAGTGACCTGCGAGTTCGCGTGGCGCTCGGCAACTATTTCACCGGGCCGGGCAGTATCGCGCGGTCCTACCTCACGGCCAAAACCACCCTGGCGGTGGGGAAACGGCGCGCGCCGGAGCAGCGCAGCTACTGCTATCAGGACCTGATGCTGCCAGTGCTGCTAGACGGTTTGCGCGACGGCTGGCAGGCTGACGAACTGGCTCTGCCGATGGCCCGCCTAAATGCCGAAGATAGCAGTGGCCTGCTGCGCCGCACGTTAAACCTCTGGTTTGCTCATAACGTTCAGCCCGTCGCAACGGCTAAAGCTCTGTTTATTCATCGCAATACTCTCGAAAATCGTCTAAACCGCATCTCTGGCCTGACCGGGCTGAACTTGTCGAATTTTGATGACCGCCTGCTGCTGTATATCGCCCTGCAACTCGATCACACGGCCTAA
- the garR gene encoding 2-hydroxy-3-oxopropionate reductase → MAIFLILNEARSMKIGFIGLGIMGKPMSRNLLKAGYQLVVLDHNHETTQQLVKAGATSAATPKAVAEQSDIVITMLPNSPQVKEVVLGENGIIEGARAGLVVIDMSSIAPLASREISQALAEKQVAMLDAPVSGGEPKAVDGTLSVMVGGDKAVFEKCYELMKAMAASVVHTGDIGAGNVTKLANQVIVALNIAAMSEALVLATKAGVEPELVFQAIRGGLAGSTVLEAKAPMVMDRNFKPGFRIDLHIKDLANALDTSHSIGAQLPLTAQVMEMLQALKADGLGQSDHSAIARYYESLAKVEVTR, encoded by the coding sequence ATGGCTATCTTCTTGATACTCAACGAGGCTCGCAGCATGAAAATTGGATTTATTGGTTTAGGGATAATGGGCAAGCCCATGAGTAGAAATCTGCTCAAGGCGGGTTATCAACTGGTGGTGTTGGACCACAATCATGAGACGACGCAGCAGCTGGTGAAAGCCGGAGCCACCAGCGCCGCGACGCCAAAAGCCGTGGCCGAGCAGAGCGACATTGTTATCACCATGCTGCCGAACTCTCCACAGGTAAAAGAGGTGGTGCTGGGTGAGAATGGCATCATCGAAGGGGCGCGTGCCGGGCTGGTGGTTATCGATATGAGCTCTATCGCGCCGCTCGCCAGTCGGGAAATCAGTCAGGCGCTGGCGGAAAAGCAGGTCGCGATGCTTGATGCGCCGGTGTCCGGCGGTGAGCCAAAGGCCGTAGACGGCACGCTGTCGGTGATGGTTGGCGGCGATAAAGCCGTGTTCGAAAAATGCTATGAACTGATGAAAGCCATGGCTGCCTCGGTGGTGCATACCGGTGACATAGGCGCAGGTAATGTCACTAAGTTGGCGAATCAGGTGATCGTGGCGTTGAATATCGCCGCCATGTCCGAAGCGCTGGTGTTAGCCACCAAGGCGGGCGTCGAGCCGGAGCTGGTTTTTCAGGCCATTCGCGGCGGGTTGGCAGGCAGTACAGTGTTAGAAGCTAAAGCGCCAATGGTGATGGACAGAAACTTCAAGCCTGGGTTTCGTATTGATTTGCATATCAAAGACTTGGCTAACGCGCTGGACACTTCACACAGCATTGGCGCGCAGTTGCCACTCACAGCTCAGGTGATGGAAATGCTGCAAGCTTTGAAAGCCGATGGGTTGGGGCAGTCTGACCACAGCGCAATTGCACGCTATTATGAAAGCTTAGCGAAGGTAGAAGTGACCCGGTAG